A single region of the Oxyura jamaicensis isolate SHBP4307 breed ruddy duck chromosome 6, BPBGC_Ojam_1.0, whole genome shotgun sequence genome encodes:
- the KCNK18 gene encoding potassium channel subfamily K member 18, translating to MASTSQPLRGKRACKKIFWAVFPHACFILSLVIYAFLGALMFSHIEGNRKVNLSEEYRNFLQNLWYISRNLSDNMTENEESFKEEIYVLLSTAKRDWFVNPKDIWSFFGSLFFCCTVFTTVGYGNTYPVTRTGKYLCMLYALFGIPLMFLVLTDMGDILATVLSKSYNEFRKLQSKLLAFNLCSGPTCNRGDRSKSRVLSKAAANEPLNIVEMLKNQSAVKRKPVQYRNAEIFELLIARENEYKKPSRSKSIERWSSCPELDRGKTMSRVIENFDKIGKELEKLDVPIVLMVLVIFVYISCAAAILPNWETRLDFQEAFYFCFITLTTIGFGDTQLEHPKFFLFFSLYIIIGMEIVFIAFKLGQDRLIGLYKKVISFCGEKRMPSKKVYPKKLYPK from the exons ATGGCATCAACATCACAGCCTCTGCGAGGTAAAAGggcatgcaaaaaaatattttgggcaGTATTTCCACATGCCTGCTTCATTCTGTCTCTCGTGATCTATGCTTTCCTTGGGGCTCTCATGTTTTCCCACATTGAAGGTAACCGGAAGGTAAATTTAAGTGAAGAATATAGAAATTTTCTGCAGAATCTGTGGTACATCTCCAGAAATTTATCAG ATAACATGACGGAAAATGAGGAGTCATTTAAGGAAGAAATCTATGTACTGCTCAGCACAGCTAAAAGAGACTGGTTTGTCAATCCAAAAGATATATGGAGTTTCTTTGGGTCTCTCTTCTTTTGCTGCACAGTATTCACCACTGTGG gttatGGCAATACCTATCCTGTGACAAGGACTGGAAAATATCTCTGCATGTTGTATGCTTTATTTGGAATCCCTTTGATGTTCTTGGTCCTGACAGACATGGGAGACATCCTTGCGACTGTCTTGTCCAAGTCTTACAATGAATTCAGAAAGCTACAGTCAAAACTTCTAGCCTTTAATCTCTGTTCTGGACCCACATGTAACAGAGGGGACAGATCAAAATCCAGAGTGCTGTCTAAAGCAGCTGCAAATGAACCCTTGAATATtgtggaaatgctgaaaaatcaGTCAGCTGTTAAAAGAAAGCCAGTCCAATATCGCAATGCTGAAATTTTTGAGCTGTTAATTGCcagagaaaatgaatacaaaaagcCATCAAGAAGTAAAAGCATAGAGAGATGGAGCTCATGTCCTGAACTagacaggggaaaaacaatGTCCAGAGTAATTGAGAATTTTGACAAAATAGGAAAAGAGTTAGAAAAATTAGATGTGCCCATTGTGTTAATGGTGCTGGTTATCTTCGTGTACATCTCCTGTGCAGCTGCCATTCTCCCAAACTGGGAAACCAGATTGGATTTCCAGGAagccttttatttctgctttatcaCCTTGACAACTATTGGGTTTGGAGATACACAACTGGAACATCCcaagtttttcttgtttttctccctctatATTATTATCGGCATGGAAATTGTCTTCATTGCTTTTAAGTTGGGCCAGGACCGCTTAATTGGCTTATATAAAAAGGTGATTTCATTTTGTGGAGAGAAAAGGATGCCGTCAAAGAAGGTATATCCAAAGAAGTTATATCCAAAATAA